From Chryseobacterium sp. H1D6B, a single genomic window includes:
- a CDS encoding glycosyltransferase family 2 protein, with protein MLDISVIIPVYNAAEFLEKSVVSALQFQEVKEVILIEDKSTDNSLEICEKLAADNSRIKLFQHSDKGNHGAGATRNLGIEKATAAFITFLDADDYYLPNRFDAEKEIFRDPKIEGVFNAIGIEYLTEKGKKEFLAKFKDSPLTTVNYPAEGEEVFRGLLGLTTKTFGTFFHLNALTVRRSSIEKHHLRFNEALRVHQDSDFNIKLAYHCHLKSGIIDQAVAIRGIHDDNRITKIIQYSQQYNERQFLFWKSLYDWAGSNKLSSEYKKKIYLQYKSFDLSLKTGLKKYSCIFFEAVKNPEILKTKHRFTYLNR; from the coding sequence ATGCTTGATATTTCCGTAATCATCCCAGTATATAATGCCGCTGAATTTTTAGAAAAATCAGTGGTATCGGCACTGCAGTTTCAAGAAGTAAAAGAAGTTATTTTAATCGAGGATAAATCGACGGACAACTCATTAGAAATCTGTGAAAAATTAGCGGCAGACAACTCCAGAATAAAATTATTTCAACATTCAGATAAGGGAAATCATGGAGCAGGAGCAACACGAAATCTGGGAATCGAAAAAGCAACCGCAGCTTTCATTACTTTCCTAGACGCAGATGATTATTATCTTCCCAACCGGTTTGATGCCGAAAAAGAAATTTTTAGAGACCCAAAAATAGAAGGAGTTTTTAATGCAATCGGCATTGAATATCTAACTGAAAAAGGAAAAAAAGAATTCCTCGCAAAATTTAAGGATTCCCCGCTTACTACGGTAAATTATCCTGCAGAAGGAGAAGAAGTTTTCAGAGGGTTATTAGGATTGACAACTAAAACTTTCGGTACATTTTTTCATCTCAATGCACTTACTGTAAGGAGATCCTCTATCGAAAAACATCATTTACGATTCAATGAGGCCCTCCGTGTGCATCAGGATTCCGATTTCAATATTAAGCTGGCTTATCATTGTCATTTGAAATCCGGGATAATAGATCAGGCTGTAGCCATAAGAGGCATACATGATGATAACAGAATCACTAAAATCATACAATATTCACAGCAGTATAACGAGAGGCAGTTTCTTTTTTGGAAATCTTTATACGACTGGGCTGGCTCCAATAAATTATCTTCAGAATACAAAAAGAAAATCTATTTACAATATAAATCATTCGATCTTTCTTTAAAAACGGGCCTGAAAAAA